One genomic region from Populus nigra chromosome 8, ddPopNigr1.1, whole genome shotgun sequence encodes:
- the LOC133700918 gene encoding protein CURLY FLAG LEAF 1-like — MTAPNMAAITASLERSLQNCSLNHHRHHQSSGGREERSSSSDETDSQNHLLQNSDTSLELKSHLSLPYHWEQCLDLKTGEIYYINWRNGMKAREDPRITQDYNGDFYSEDDSSYDSEESSSHSPPPSSREHFNNRLEKEDHVLVVAGCKSCFMYFMVPKQVEDCPKCDGQLLHFDRSENGSP; from the exons ATGACAGCACCAAATATGGCAGCAATCACAGCATCTTTGGAGAGGTCTCTTCAAAACTGTTCTCTAAATCACCACCGGCACCATCAAAGTAGTGGTGGAAGAGAAGAGAGGTCATCAAGTTCAGATGAGACAGATTCACAAAATCATTTACTACAGAACTCTGATACCTCCTTGGAGCTTAAGTCACATCTCTCTCTTCCTTACCACTGGGAACAATGTTTAGATTTAAAG ACAGGGGAGATATACTACATAAACTGGAGGAATGGAATGAAAGCAAGGGAAGATCCAAGGATCACACAAGATTACAATGGAGATTTCTACTCAGAAGATGACAGCTCGTATGATAGTGAGGAGTCATCATCACATTCCCCTCCTCCTTCCTCAAGAGAGCATTTTAATAATAGACTAGAGAAAGAAGACCATGTCTTGGTTGTGGCTGGTTGCAAGAGCTGCTTTATGTATTTCATGGTCCCAAAACAGGTGGAAGATTGCCCCAAGTGTGACGGCCAACTTCTTCACTTCGACAGATCTGAAAATGGGTCTCCTTGA